AAATCGGGTTCGTATCAGCCACTCGAACTCTTATCACATGGACCGCCATTATCAACGCATAGTTTATAGTTCTTTTCCGCCATTTCACTCCCTAGCAGCGTGTAAAGGTGTCATTGCTTTGCCCTCCTCATCCCAGCTCTACCCGTTAAAACTCAGCACTGAACGGATAGTGGCGATGCGCGATGTCCGATTCGAACCGCACTAACCGCTCACCCGTCTGCAACCCGTCCAGCGTGACAACCTCTTCCGGTGTAAGGGCAAAATCGAAAACGTTCAAATTCTGCCGGATCCGTTCCGGGTTACCCGATTTCGGGATCGGAACCGTTCCGATATCGATCAGGTAGCGTAGCAGTACCTGAGCCGGTGATTTCCCGTACCGCTGTGCGATCTCCTTTACCCTCGTATCGTCGAACGGGTGTTTGGGTTCCAGGGGGTCCTCACTTGGTCGTAGCATACGGCCCGGCCGATACAGTGGACTGTACGCGGTAATGACAATGTCCCGATCCTTACAAAACTTGATCAGTTTCTTCTGGTTCAGGCGTACATGGCACTCGACCTGGTTAACGACCGGCTTGGTCGAGCCGTGCTCAATGACTCGTGTTAGTTGTTCACTGTTAAAGTTGGACACACCGAGACTACGAACGTGGCCCGTTTTCAGCAGATGCTCCATTGCTTTCCATGTGGCCACGTAATCTACTTCGTTTAAAATCTCGTCCTCACCATCTGCACTCGCGTTGGCACCAATCGGTGTATGCATTAGGTAAAGATCGATGTAATCCAGCTGCAGGTTGGCCAACGATTTTTCGAACGCCGGCAGAACCTGAGGAGGCTCGTGAGAGGTGTTCCAAAGCTGGATCGAAGTTCAAAATGATCGGAAGTTAATaactgctcatcatcatttttaGTTAGCGAGTTTCCTTTTTACCTTGGTGGTCACGAAGATGTCCTCCCGTTTAATCGTCCCATCCAGTATCTTCTCACGAATCGCCTGACCGACTTCAGCCTCATTCTCGTACGCGGACGCTGTATCGATATGACGGTATCCGGCGTCGATGGCCGCCTTAACTGCCTCGACGCCGTTGCTTCCGCGTAGCTGGAACGAGGTGGCACTGTTGCTTTATCCGGAAAAGTGATCAAATTTGGATTTCCACCGAAATGCTACTCACACCATAGGTTCCTAGACCCAGCACTGGCATCTGGAATCCATTGTTCAgggttactgttgttgctcttACCGACATTGCGCACAGGTCTAGTCACGTTGGGTGCTTTGAATGTACTCAGTGTAGGATTGACCATGGCTGGGCCCTTTTAAAGTAAACTCTGCTTTTGGTGGGAAGTATGTCAACCACAAAGCATCCGCTGAACGCAGTCCGCTGACCGATAATGAGCCAGTAGTTGAGTAACTTCTGGAGCCTTCTGTTCTGGTTCATTCCATTGCAAGAGTCCCAGAAGATTGTTCACAACGCGTGTTCAGTAACGCTGTTAAACGAGTTGCTAATTGATCGTACGCTAAACAGTGAGATGTAAATCTAGTTGAATATTCACGTGGAACAACTGTTTATCACACATTGGAAGGTCATTTTCATGAGGGATTTGGCACGTTTATTCGACTAAGTGCGGAACGACAACAAGACAAGCTTTATTCCTCCTTCTCAaacggatgatgaggatggccGTAAGCGCTCGATTCCGGACAGATGCGCCCATTACGCTCGAGAGCCGCTAGCTGCTGCATATCCGTTTCATTTAACTGGAAGCTGAAAACATCAAAGTTGGAAACGATACGCTCCTTGGTGACGGATTTCGGAATCACCACGTGTCCTAGTTGAATCTGGTAGCGAATCAGAATCTGGGCCGTCGTTTTTCCGTACTTCTTTGCCAGCTGGCCAACCGTCGCGTCATCCATCAGCACCGGATCATCTGCCTTTACCCAGGGTCGAGCGGGTGAACCGAGTGGACTGTACGCAGTCACGATCAAGCCGTTCGTGCCACAGAAAGACGTGATCTTGGATTGGTGCAGATATGGATGACACTCGATTTGATTGGTGACCGGAGCGATCCGCGCAATGTCTAGCACCCGCTGCACTTGTTTCGTGTTAAAGTTTGAGAGTCCAATGTTGCGCACCAGCCCAGCATCAACCAGCTTCTCCATCTCGGGCCAGGTATCGACATAGTCGGCATCGGAAAACACAAACGTCTTGCCATCGGGGCCCATCGGAAACAGCTCTGATCCCTCTTTGTATCCAACCGGCCAGTGAATGAGATAGAGATCCAAGTAGTCCAGTTTCAGGTTGGTGAGCGTAGTGCGGCAAGCACCCTCAACCAGATCCGGCCGATGGAACGTGTTCCATAGTTTGCTCGTCACAAACAGATCCTCCCTGGCGAATGGAGACACACGAATTCGATAAATCACGATACCATCTGTGCCATCACATACGGTTCTTACCGCTTCACGACACCCTCAGCAATCTTTGCCGCGATACCCTCGCCTACTTCGTGCTCGTTCTGGTAGACGTGGGCACAATCGATGTGCCGGTAACCGATGTCGATCGCATCCTTCACTGCCTGCGCGACCTGTCCCGGTGGCGACTACGAAGAAGAATCAGGAAAGCGAACGTGAGTGGGCAGCTGTCCAAACGATCCCACTGAAGGTTACTTACATTCCAGGTACCCAAACCGATCATGGGAATACTGTTGCCGTTCTTGAAAATTGCATTCGGAACCACGGTACAGGccatttttcaccttttcctAGCTTTATAACGGTAGAAAGAAGACAATCTAATATGCAAACACTCACGACAATGACAAACTGATAACGGACACCGCGGTCAAACCGTGTTTGCTTTTCGGGAACCAGAATTTAACTTGCTCGCACCCGAGTCGCTGTCGTGTCAGGTTGGTGCGAActgaagctgctgccgttgctgcgttTGTGGCTACTGGGAGTGCGTTCGTCTATAAATAGTCGAATGCGATTGGAGTGAACCATCATGCTTGTGTTAGTAGCAGCATCGCTAAGCAACGCTAATCGACGTTGGacaatatttttttagaaGGTTCAAGCAGATTTGCTGAAAGAGTTGGCATCCGCTTCGTAGACTGATAACAATTTAGAACATTTTAAACCAGAACACAAAATGATTATTGGTATTAAATGGTATTAAATATCATGGAAAAGTGGTGTGTGTCTACAACCAGAGACTATTCAATTAGAGAACGGTAAATCGTATCTTATCTTGCCTTTGATAGTCGATCCCcaaattccccaaaaaaagccCACAGCTGGCAGTCACAAAGGGCTAGTTCAATCGTAAAGCTATTTTATTCTCATTTTTTCTGCCATCGGTGCAAATAAGCATCGCTGGTTTTAGTTGCCTTGTAATCGCGGTGGCTATCTAAGCTAATAAGCAACGGTGTACAAAATCCAACAAAAATGAGTCACGGAAGCCCTTCATCCAAAGTAAAGATCTCGCCAGGCTTTAAACTGATCCCAGAACGTCAGGTTAAGGATggtgtgcggtgcgatgcgccAGTAGTTCGGTACGAAGCCCTTATACAATCCATACAGACCCTCGGCCCGCAGTGTCTTCGAAAAGCAGTCCACTACGCTCCGATACAGCAGTCCTTTCCCGTTCGCATCCACACCTGGAGTGGAAGAGAAGACGCACGAATGATTTATTACCTTTCACCGTCCAAATCTAGCTTGTTAGTCAAAACTTACCTTGGTTGAAGAGACGCGTCGCTATCACATCGAATGGTGACATGAAGACGCAGGTGAAGAACCCACTGATCATGCTGGCCGCAAACGCCGTAAACGCTACCGACTCTCGGAAGAACTCAAACTGCACGAAAAAGTCCTTAAACGTGGAGAAGGTACCGAGCTGGGCCGAGGAACCGATAGCGGTCCGTGTGGCGATCCCATTGTATCCTCGCCACAGTCCCCGTACACCCTGCGTCCGATAGATGCCCGTCAGGGCGTCCAGAGTGCTCGTGTGCCGGTGCTGATAACCGACGGCGTACTTGCCGTGCGATCGTGCCTGTATCTGCGTCTTGATCATGTACAGTGGGCAGGCGATCGTCGAACCGATCACTCCACTGAAGCCACCCCAAAGAATGGAGTAGAAGACGGTGCCCGCTTTGCTGTCGCCCCGCGTCCAATCGTAATTCTCGGCCGTCTGGTAGATCCCCAACCGTACACTGTTCATCGTGAACTGGAAGGCGAGCGCGGACACCAGTCCTTTTTGTAGCCCCAGTACTCCTTCCGATTTGAGGATCGTACGGAAGGATTTGAACACGGAACGGTACGGATTGCGGGTCTGTTGACCACCGTTGCCATCGCTAGCCGGCCCCGTACCGGTCGCTACTACCGTCCTGCTCAACAGCTCACCGTGGAGCTGTTGGCGGGTTTTGATCACATCGAACGGGTTGCTGAAGAAACCGGCACACGTTGCGGCACAACCACCGAGCAGGAAATCCATGGAGCTATATCGCTGGTAGTGGAACACCTGGACCTGGGATCTCTCACTCAATATCTTTCCTCGTCTTCTTCACAAGTCCTAGATACACGATGCACGACACATAGCACAatcgctgctcctgctgctggatacCCAGTATCTCCGGAACCGTTTGGCCAGGCCGTGCACAGGCTCCACGGCGGACGCACACCGTGGCCCTTCAGTGCAACATGCGAGATCGAGTTAATGCAAGCGGTTGCATAGCTGTtgcagcaccgcaccgagtGCAGCTAGTGCACGTGTTATGTAAGGATTTCGAAGTTCGATTTTGTTCGctcgtgtgagtgtgtcacGAGCAGGAGGTTGGTGACTAGAATTTGGGAAGATCTCTAACATACGCCTACCACCTACGCAAGTGCACtgcatcggtcggtcgatcggtcggtcgatcggccgTACTGGCGAAGATGTTGCGGTCCGATGTTAACTTGTAGCCCTTTGGCGCGATCGTCTTCGGCGACTAATGCAGTGGCATCCTCGCTACTTTGCGTCCACTCTTCGATGACTATCCGATAGTCGCACATTCTGGCAACAGCTCTCTGGCTGATTGGTGATGAGCAACATTGATGGATGTTCGCTTTCGGGATGTTCGCACACTGTAGGCGGCTAGTTCTAATGACTTCTTCTGTCACTCACGGCACTACACATCGTTTCACGGTGACCGAACTTCTCGCTGCCGTTGCCAGAACACTAATAGCCGGCTAATAGTGCGTGCACTCCCGAGATGGCCCATGTTTTCCCTAGGATGGCAACGATGTCGCACTCCcgtcctggctgctgctgctgcacatgcaCGGTTTTGGCAATTGTGACCtagttttgggttttgttttcttccgcATTGATTACTTACGAAAGTGAAATGTCACGAAGGGCTTAGAACCAAAACACCACGAGAACGACGAATCGTGTACCGGTCGCTTGGTTCATGCGCAGTGGTGGCCACCTCTCTTCATGCACGTTGCTGGCTCCCCCACCACGATGCAAGACGGTTGCAAGGGAGAATATCTTAATTTTAAATCGGAATCTTTTGCGTCCAAAACAGAGAATCATCTTGATAGCGTGCGACCCCCGAGTGAGAGTagattcaaaatttcaaaccTGCAACATTCGAATCACGTGGCCCCACTTAGTGCTTTGCGTGACATCGGTTTTTGCATGAATCTACACTTACATGACGTCATTGTGGGCAAAGCACTGCAGGCATGACATCATTACAGACATCGAAGTATAATGAAGCTCCCACTTATCATCAAGAGGACTTAAATGTAGGATGACTTTCAAAAATCTGCCTGGGAAAAGCTGGACTCATTGATTAATTTTAGTTTGTGGCCCTTCCGGACTGCCGAACATTTCACAATTCCAGCAACATAAGGTGCCTCTATCGGTTATGCGCTATAGGCAGATAACAGCAATAAGGGA
This sequence is a window from Anopheles darlingi chromosome 3, idAnoDarlMG_H_01, whole genome shotgun sequence. Protein-coding genes within it:
- the LOC125956328 gene encoding aldo-keto reductase family 1 member B1-like → MSVRATTVTLNNGFQMPVLGLGTYGLRGSNGVEAVKAAIDAGYRHIDTASAYENEAEVGQAIREKILDGTIKREDIFVTTKLWNTSHEPPQVLPAFEKSLANLQLDYIDLYLMHTPIGANASADGEDEILNEVDYVATWKAMEHLLKTGHVRSLGVSNFNSEQLTRVIEHGSTKPVVNQVECHVRLNQKKLIKFCKDRDIVITAYSPLYRPGRMLRPSEDPLEPKHPFDDTRVKEIAQRYGKSPAQVLLRYLIDIGTVPIPKSGNPERIRQNLNVFDFALTPEEVVTLDGLQTGERLVRFESDIAHRHYPFSAEF
- the LOC125956324 gene encoding aldo-keto reductase family 1 member B1-like, translated to MACTVVPNAIFKNGNSIPMIGLGTWNSPPGQVAQAVKDAIDIGYRHIDCAHVYQNEHEVGEGIAAKIAEGVVKREDLFVTSKLWNTFHRPDLVEGACRTTLTNLKLDYLDLYLIHWPVGYKEGSELFPMGPDGKTFVFSDADYVDTWPEMEKLVDAGLVRNIGLSNFNTKQVQRVLDIARIAPVTNQIECHPYLHQSKITSFCGTNGLIVTAYSPLGSPARPWVKADDPVLMDDATVGQLAKKYGKTTAQILIRYQIQLGHVVIPKSVTKERIVSNFDVFSFQLNETDMQQLAALERNGRICPESSAYGHPHHPFEKEE
- the LOC125956327 gene encoding solute carrier family 25 member 35-like; this encodes MDFLLGGCAATCAGFFSNPFDVIKTRQQLHGELLSRTVVATGTGPASDGNGGQQTRNPYRSVFKSFRTILKSEGVLGLQKGLVSALAFQFTMNSVRLGIYQTAENYDWTRGDSKAGTVFYSILWGGFSGVIGSTIACPLYMIKTQIQARSHGKYAVGYQHRHTSTLDALTGIYRTQGVRGLWRGYNGIATRTAIGSSAQLGTFSTFKDFFVQFEFFRESVAFTAFAASMISGFFTCVFMSPFDVIATRLFNQGVDANGKGLLYRSVVDCFSKTLRAEGLYGLYKGFVPNYWRIAPHTILNLTFWDQFKAWRDLYFG